DNA sequence from the Candidatus Neomarinimicrobiota bacterium genome:
CACGGTGTCGCATTGGGCGGAGGGATGGAACTTGCGCTTGCAGCGGATATTCGCCTTGCAGCGGATGATTCGAAAATGGGACTAAAAGAAGTTTCGCTGGCAATAATGCCGGGCGCCGGAGGTACTCAAAGACTGCCGCGGATTGTGGGCATGGGGAAAGCGTTAGAATGGATAACCACAGCAAAAGATATAAGTCCGGAGGAAGGGCTAAAATCAGGGCTGTTAAATGAAATAATGCCGGCAAATATTTTATTGGAGCGAGGACTCGAATTAGCGAAGTCAATAGCAAGTAACGGTCCTATCGGAGTTCAGTCTGCAAAAAAGGCGGTTCGGGATGGATTTGACAGAAAATATGAAGATGCGATGGAAATCGAATGGTCTGAATACTTAAAGACGGTTCCCACTCAAGATAGATTAGAAGGTCTGAATGCATTTAAGGACGGCCGGATTCCGAAGTATGAAGGTCGGTAACACTTTACTCACTTGAACGGAGTGAAGAATATGGATATATTGGTTTAAGCGAAAACTTAAAGGAAAACGAAATTGGATTTTTTTACAGATGATCATAGGCTGCTGCAAGAGACTATAAGGGATTTTGCGCTTAACGAAGTAGCGCCTATAGCAGATGAGATCGACGAAGAAGAACGCTTCCCGCTTGAGACAGTTGCTAAAATGTTTGATCTCGGTCTCATGG
Encoded proteins:
- a CDS encoding enoyl-CoA hydratase/isomerase family protein, with amino-acid sequence MSGKVRLKNDSFIAEIVLDNPPVNALGSETVIELFEATEQISDWIKSRQTRVVILRSKGKHFCAGADLKERLKLDDSEVSVAVKKIRKAVDGIWNIRVPVLALIHGVALGGGMELALAADIRLAADDSKMGLKEVSLAIMPGAGGTQRLPRIVGMGKALEWITTAKDISPEEGLKSGLLNEIMPANILLERGLELAKSIASNGPIGVQSAKKAVRDGFDRKYEDAMEIEWSEYLKTVPTQDRLEGLNAFKDGRIPKYEGR